Proteins encoded within one genomic window of Caldisalinibacter kiritimatiensis:
- a CDS encoding 4Fe-4S dicluster domain-containing protein produces MAKARGKVIFKEDLCKGCELCTTVCPVNIVVMDKERINIKGYHPATVKEMDKCIGCANCATICPDVVIEVERIIEK; encoded by the coding sequence ATGGCTAAAGCTAGAGGTAAAGTAATATTTAAAGAAGATTTATGTAAAGGTTGTGAATTATGTACAACTGTATGTCCAGTAAATATAGTTGTTATGGACAAAGAAAGAATAAATATCAAAGGATATCATCCAGCTACTGTAAAAGAAATGGATAAATGTATAGGGTGTGCAAACTGTGCAACAATTTGTCCTGATGTAGTTATTGAAGTTGAAAGAATTATAGAAAAATAA